In the Brassica napus cultivar Da-Ae chromosome A7, Da-Ae, whole genome shotgun sequence genome, one interval contains:
- the LOC106428694 gene encoding pentatricopeptide repeat-containing protein At2g17210-like yields the protein MCSKLQALSWRIKQASSNGKWREVLSSYSEIQTTSGTQLNDPFLFPIVFKACGKLSWLSRGRCIHASLYKRGFESFVSVGNSIADFYMKCGDLCSATRVFDCMTSRDSVSWNVVVFGFLDHGFVEEGLWWFSKSRVWGFEPNVSTLVLVIHALRGLRLYVDGEKIHSYVIRSGFYGVSSVQNSILSLYAKCDLTNARKLFDEMSERDVISWSVVIRSYVQSQEPVCGLKLFREMVREGETEPDSVTVTSVLKGCAVLEDVNMGRSVHGFSIRKGFDLGDVFVRNSLIDIYSKGFDVDSAFRVFDETTCRNSVSWNSILAGFVHNQRYEEALKMFGLMRKEAVEADEVTLVSLLQVCKFFEQPLPCKSVHCVMIRFGYESNEVALSSLIDAYTSCTLVDDARAVFEWMAYKDVVSCSTMISGLARSGRPDEAISIFSQMKDKPNAVTVVNLLDACSASADLRKSKWAHGIAIRRGLATADISLDTSIVDAYAKCGAIEVARRAFNLVPRKNVVSWTVIISAYAINGLPERALASFEEMKREGYAPNAVTYLAVLSACNHGGLIKQGLMIFKSMVKDHKKPSLQHYSCLVDMLSRAGEIETAMELIKNLPEDVKPGASAWGSILSGCRNRLRSGIITTEAIAEVLELEPLCSSGYLLASSVFAAEKSWEDVASMRRLVKERKVRVVAGYSTVLEGTVSRRFLAGEKLKQSDCEINTVVQSLHRCLTSENSMEWISTKVF from the coding sequence ATGTGTTCAAAGCTACAAGCTTTGTCCTGGAGGATTAAGCAAGCTTCCTCCAATGGAAAATGGCGGGAAGTGCTCTCTAGTTATTCAGAGATACAGACGACATCTGGAACTCAACTTAACGACCCTTTCCTCTTCCCCATCGTTTTCAAAGCTTGTGGTAAGCTCTCATGGCTGTCACGAGGCAGATGCATCCACGCGAGTCTGTACAAGAGAGGGTTTGAGTCTTTTGTCTCCGTCGGGAACTCCATCGCTGACTTCTACATGAAATGCGGAGACTTGTGTTCCGCCACGCGAGTGTTTGACTGTATGACCTCGAGAGACTCTGTTTCTTGGAACGTCGTCGTTTTCGGGTTTCTTGATCATGGGTTCGTAGAAGAAGGGCTATGGTGGTTTTCGAAGTCGAGAGTTTGGGGGTTTGAGCCTAATGTCTCGACATTGGTTCTTGTGATTCACGCGTTACGTGGTTTGCGATTGTATGTTGATGGAGAGAAGATTCACAGCTACGTGATCCGTAGTGGATTTTATGGGGTTTCCTCTGTTCAAAATTCGATCTTGTCCTTGTATGCAAAATGTGATTTAACAAACGCACGCAAACTGTTCGACGAAATGTCTGAAAGAGATGTTATTTCATGGAGTGTTGTGATCAGAAGTTATGTGCAAAGCCAAGAACCTGTGTGTGGGTTGAAGCTGTTCCGAGAGATGGTTCGTGAGGGGGAAACAGAGCCTGATAGTGTAACTGTAACGAGTGTGCTCAAGGGATGTGCTGTTCTTGAGGATGTTAATATGGGAAGATCAGTTCATGGGTTTTCTATACGTAAAGGGTTTGATTTGGGGGACGTGTTTGTGCGCAATTCACTCATCGATATATATTCCAAAGGGTTTGATGTTGATTCAGCGTTTAGAGTGTTTGATGAGACGACTTGTAGAAACAGTGTGTCATGGAATTCGATTTTGGCCGGGTTTGTACACAACCAAAGGTATGAAGAGGCTCTTAagatgtttggtttgatgagaaAAGAGGCAGTTGAAGCTGATGAAGTTACACTCGTGAGTCTTCTTCAGGTTTGCAAGTTCTTTGAGCAGCCATTGCCCTGCAAGTCAGTACACTGCGTGATGATCCGGTTTGGATATGAGTCTAACGAAGTTGCCTTGAGCTCTTTGATTGATGCATATACAAGCTGCACTCTTGTTGATGATGCAAGAGCCGTGTTTGAGTGGATGGCGTACAAGGATGTGGTGTCATGTAGCACAATGATCTCTGGATTAGCTCGTTCTGGAAGACCAGATGAAGCCATTTCAATCTTCTCTCAGATGAAGGATAAGCCCAACGCCGTCACCGTGGTTAATCTTCTTGACGCATGCTCTGCTTCAGCAGACTTGAGAAAATCCAAATGGGCACATGGAATAGCTATCCGGAGAGGCTTAGCCACAGCTGACATCTCACTTGATACCTCCATTGTTGACGCATACGCAAAATGTGGCGCCATAGAAGTGGCGAGAAGAGCATTCAATCTAGTCCCTAGGAAAAACGTCGTCTCTTGGACAGTGATCATATCAGCGTACGCTATAAATGGTTTACCGGAGAGAGCATTAGCATCGTTTGAGGAAATGAAACGAGAAGGTTACGCACCAAACGCTGTGACTTATCTTGCGGTTTTATCAGCTTGTAATCATGGAGGACTGATCAAGCAAGGTCTCATGATCTTCAAATCAATGGTTAAAGATCACAAGAAACCTTCGTTGCAGCATTACTCTTGTCTTGTTGACATGCTTAGCCGAGCTGGAGAGATTGAAACAGCCATGGAACTAATCAAGAACCTTCCTGAAGACGTAAAACCCGGGGCTAGTGCTTGGGGATCAATTCTTAGCGGCTGCAGGAACCGTTTGAGAAGTGGGATTATTACCACAGAGGCAATAGCTGAGGTTCTTGAGCTTGAACCCTtgtgttcttcagggtatttgCTAGCGTCCAGCGTGTTCGCTGCAGAGAAATCGTGGGAAGATGTAGCGTCAATGAGGAGGTTGGTGAAGGAGAGAAAGGTTCGGGTCGTTGCGGGTTATAGCACGGTTCTTGAAGGAACCGTGTCTAGGAGGTTCTTGGCGGGAGAGAAGCTAAAACAAAGTGACTGTGAGATAAATACCGTCGTTCAGAGCCTTCATAGATGCTTGACATCAGAAAATTCAATGGAATGGATCTCAACGAAAGTTTTTTAG
- the LOC106428673 gene encoding probable serine/threonine-protein kinase PIX13 — protein sequence MGLCWSSSSKSPSTATTTPTTTGNISSGPFKSTTTETSRSNISSTSGFSAGSGGDACPEGQILPIPNLRIFSLAELRAATRNFKSENVLGEGGFGKVFKGWLEEKGPGSHSTGTVIAVKKLNSESFQGFEEWQCEVNFLGRVSHPNLVKLLGYCLEGDELLLVYEYMQKGSLENHLFRKGSVVQPLSWEIRLRIAIGAAKGLAFLHASEKQVIYRDFKASNILLDSSYNAKLSDFGLAKLGPSASQSHITTRVMGTHGYAAPEYVATGHLYVKSDNYGFGVVLAEILTGLHALDPTRPTGQHNLTDWIKPHLSERRKLRRIMDPRLEGKYPFKSAFRVAQLSLKCLEPEPKNRPSMTEVVESLELIVAANEKPLERRTTRASPTVSNQRSHYRREHLSTFQPRHTVARGH from the exons ATGGGGCTTTGCTGGTCTTCTTCATCTAAATCTCCTTCAACTGCAACAACAACACCTACCACTACTGGTAATATCAGTTCAG GTCCGTTTAAGTCAACGACTACAGAAACATCAAGAAGTAACATATCCAGCACTAGTGGATTCTCTGCGGGAAGTGGTGGAGATGCTTGCCCCGAGGGTCAGATACTTCCCATTCCCAATCTAAGGATATTCAGCCTTGCAGAACTTAGAGCTGCAACCAGGAATTTCAAGTCTGAGAATGTTCTGGGAGAAGGAGGGTTTGGGAAAGTCTTCAAAGGCTGGCTTGAAGAGAAAGGGCCTGGGAGTCACAGCACTGGAACTGTGATTGCTGTCAAGAAACTTAACTCCGAAAGCTTCCAAGGATTTGAGGAATGGCAA TGTGAGGTGAACTTTCTTGGGAGGGTTTCTCATCCGAACTTGGTGAAGCTGTTGGGATACTGCTTGGAAGGTGACGAGTTGCTTTTGGTGTATGAGTACATGCAGAAAGGAAGCTTAGAGAATCATCTTTTCCGAA AGGGTTCTGTTGTTCAGCCACTGTCATGGGAAATAAGGCTTAGGATTGCAATAGGAGCAGCTAAAGGCTTAGCGTTTCTTCACGCTTCAGAGAAGCAAGTCATTTATAGAgacttcaaagcttcaaacatTCTACTTGATAGT TCATACAACGCAAAGCTATCAGATTTTGGATTGGCTAAGTTAGGCCCTTCCGCGAGTCAGTCTCACATCACAACAAGGGTTATGGGTACACACGGTTATGCAGCTCCAGAGTATGTTGCTACAG GTCACTTGTATGTAAAGAGTGATAACTACGGGTTTGGAGTCGTTTTAGCTGAGATCTTGACTGGTTTACACGCACTTGATCCTACCCGTCCCACCGGGCAACACAATCTAACGGACTGGATCAAGCCTCATCTCTCTGAAAGAAGAAAGCTGAGGAGGATAATGGACCCTCGTCTAGAAGGAAAGTACCCTTTCAAATCGGCTTTCCGAGTGGCTCAACTGTCTCTGAAATGCCTTGAACCCGAGCCAAAGAACCGTCCATCCATGACAGAAGTGGTGGAGTCGCTAGAACTCATTGTGGCTGCCAATGAGAAACCGTTGGAACGAAGGACCACCAGAGCTTCCCCAACCGTGAGTAACCAACGAAGCCATTATCGCCGGGAACATCTGTCTACATTTCAACCGAGGCATACCGTGGCTAGAGGTCACTAG